The Candidatus Omnitrophota bacterium region TCTTTAGTACTAAGGGGTATGATGTGGCATGGCGCTGTGTACGTGTCTAAAAAATGGCAGCCCCACGGGGAATCGAACCCCGGTTTCATGGCTGAGAACCATGCGTCCTAGGCCACTAGACGATGGGGCCACACCAAAGCATTACAGCACAAAATGATATGGTATACTTGACGTTAACATTCGGTACTGAACTTGTCAACCTTATGGCATACCATAAGTTGAGAACCTTGGGCACTGGTTGAACAAGAGCAAGAGCGATGCCAATCCGCACTGGAATAGGAGTCAGCCGACTCCCTGAATCCTATCAGGCCGGGCGCGAGGCAGCCCGCATAGCGCTGTCTCAGAGCTCATCGGAAGATTCTACCTTATTACTGGTCTTTTCGTCAGCTCGTTATTCTCCGGAGGCTCTTCTCAGGGGAATCCGGACCATCACCCGAAGCGGAATCCTGGTGGGCTGCACCACAGCCGGAGAAATCACCTCCCAAGGCCCTTCCCACAAATCCGTGGTGGTCGTTGCCATCACAAATCCGGATATGGCCTACGGTGTGGGCCTGGGACAGAATATCAGCCATAATGCCCGGGCCGCAGGGTATGAGGCCGGCCGGGAGGCCAAACTCATGCTGGACCAGCGCTTTAAGGGTTCACATCCCCTGCGCCGTCACTTTCTTCTCATGCTCTCGGAAGGATTAAAGGGCAACTGTGCGGAAACAGTCCGCGGGCTCCAGAATGTCATGGGAAACAGTTTCCCGATTGTCGGGGGTTCAGCCGGAGATGACCTGCACTTTGTTCAAACCCATCAGTTCCTGGAAGACAAGGTACTCAGTGATTCCGTCGTGTGTCTTCTGGTCGCGGGAAACATCTCGGTGGGAATCGGCGCCCGGCACGGATGGAAACCCCTGGGCAAACCCAAAACTGTGACCCAGTCTTCCAGCAATACAATCGAAAAGATCGATGACCGGCCCGCGGTTTCCGTCTATGACGACTATTTTGGAGACAAGGCTCGTGAACTCCGCAGCCAGTCGCTCACCCGGATGGCTTTGCTTTATCCCCTGGGCCTTTCCGTTCCGGATGAAACCGAGTACCTGGTCCGTAACGCCATGCGGGTTCAGGCCAACGGCGCAGTGGTCTGCGGGGCAGAAGTGCCCCAGGGATCGGAGGTCCGCCTGATGATGGGGACTAAGACCTCGGCAATTACCGCAGCCCGGCAGGCTGCCCAGGAAGCAAAGAAGAATCTTGGAAAGGCCAGCCCCAAGCTGGCCCTGATCTTTGAATCAGCGTCAAGGCACCAACTCCTTGGACGCAGAGCTGAAGAAGAACTGGAGATTGTCCAAAAGGTTATCGGCGCTGGCGTGCCATTGGCCGGATTCTATACTTATGGGGAACAGGCCCCACTCAAGGCAATACGCCATATGGGCCAAACGCACTTCCACAACGAATCCATCGTTGTGGTGCTGCTGGGGGAATGACCGTGGATGAAGCCAAATCCGTTCTGGACTGGATCCTGGAAAATACCGTCTTTCTGATGGGCCTCCTGGCCTTTGTTTCCGTACTTGCCGCCACCCTAAGCGCTAAGGCCCGTGAAAGAGCTTCGGGGGAATTGCATCGCTTGCAAGCCTCTTATGACGAACTCGACGACCAGGCCAAAATCCTGGCCCAAACCGACCTTGAACTCAACCGAATTCAAGAGGAGCTCGACAAAAAAGTAAACGGCCTCGCAACCCTCCACGAAGTGGGCACTTTTATGAGCCGGACCTTTGATGTGGAAAAACTCTTCGACCACATTACCGAACCTCTTATTGCCCAACTCGGCTTTGACCGCGGGGTGATCCTGCTCAAACCCGAGGAAGGCCCCAACTACGAGTGCAAGAGAGTCTTGGGCTATACGGATGAGGAGCTCAAAACCCTTCTCAAGATCCTGCAAAGCGAGGAATTTAGTCAAGTCATTCCCGGACTCAAGCAGCCTTTTCTCTGCGAAAATCCCAAGAAGGCAGAGGCCTGGAAGCAAGCGCTGGCGAGCGCCCTGGGCTGCACAAAATACCTTTCGGTCCCCGTCAAGGTGCAAGAAGAAACGGTGGGGGCCGTACTCCTGGGAAACGAATCTGTCATGGCCCAAATCACTGCCGGGGACCTCGAGACCATTTCAGTATTGGCCAGCCAGATCGCCGGGGGCATTGAAAACTCCAGGCTTTACTCCGAGATTTGGAAATCTCACCGGGATTTGGAGCGCCGCGTCCAGCAGAGAACCCAGGAACTCGCCCAGGCAAATGAGAAACTCATCAATATCAATCGAATGAAATCCGATTTTGTCTCCGCCGTTTCTCACGAGTTACGCACTCCCCTGACCTCGATTAAGGGCTACGCGAGTATCCTAATCTCCGGACGCATGGGCAATGTCGACGAAAAGGTTAAAGAGAGATTACAAAAAATCGATAAGCATTCCAACAGCCTGGTGAGGATGATCAACGACATGTTGGATATTTCCCGCATCGAATCCGGCAAGGTGGAAATGGCCTTGAATCCTACTAATCTGCTCGACATAATACATGAAGCCGCAGATATCGTGAGGCCGCAGGTCCGGGAGACCAACCTGGAGCTTGAGGTCTCGACTCCTGACTCCCTTCCCGAAATTCTGGCCGACAGCCAGCAGATGGAAAGGGTTTTCATGAACCTGCTTTCAAATGCCATAAAGTACACTCCTTCAAAGGGTTATGTACGGATTACGGCGAAAGAAAAGGAAGACTGCGTCCAAGTCGCGATCAGCGACACCGGAGTGGGCATTTCCGCCGAGGAATTGCCCCGGGTCTTTCAGGAGTTCTACAAAGCAAGTAATGAAATCGTAAACCCAACCCAGCAAAGTACCGGGTTAGGGCTGTCTTTGGTTAAGCACATCGTAGATGCACACGGCGGGGAAATCTGGGTGGAGAGCGAGCTCGGCAAGGGCACTGCCTTCCACTTCACAATCCCCAAAGCAAAAGCTCAGGAAGAAACCCATGTCTCATAAGATCCTTGTTGTTGACGATGAACCGGATATCCGGGAAATCATTCGGGAGTTCTTGGAAGAAGAGGGCTATGAAGTGCTGGAAGCAGGAAACGGGGATGAAGCCATCGAATTGGCCCACAGCGCAAAACCCACCTTGATTACCTTAGATGTGATGATGCCCGGAAGGGACGGGATTGAAGTCTGCGAGCTCCTGAAGCAAGACCCGGAGACTGAACATATCCCGATCATTATCCTCTCGGTCTTTGCAGACAAGACAGAGGTTATCGACGGGATTGCCGACCGCCTGAGCAAACCCTTTGAAAGAGACAACCTGATCCAGAGTGTGCGCAATGCGCTGGCATCGCCAAGACCCGGATCTCAGACACCTACGCGGGTGCTCGTCGTTGACGACGACCCCGGAATTGTAGACCTCATCACCACTTGGCTGGAAGAGTTTGACTTTGTGACCGAAAAGGCCGGGGACGGGGCTGAAGGTCTGGACAAAATGCTCAGCTTCAAACCCGATATCGTCATCCTCGATATCAAAATGCCCCGAGTCAACGGATTTGAGGTGATCAAACGCATGAAATCCGATCACCGCACCAGTGACGTGCCGATCATCCTGTTGTCCAGCATGACCGGCGAGGAAAATGTCCAATTAGGGCTGCGCCTGGGCGCCACAAAGTTCCTGC contains the following coding sequences:
- a CDS encoding response regulator translates to MSHKILVVDDEPDIREIIREFLEEEGYEVLEAGNGDEAIELAHSAKPTLITLDVMMPGRDGIEVCELLKQDPETEHIPIIILSVFADKTEVIDGIADRLSKPFERDNLIQSVRNALASPRPGSQTPTRVLVVDDDPGIVDLITTWLEEFDFVTEKAGDGAEGLDKMLSFKPDIVILDIKMPRVNGFEVIKRMKSDHRTSDVPIILLSSMTGEENVQLGLRLGATKFLPKPFEPEALLTHIRAVLGHALGEAGE
- a CDS encoding GAF domain-containing sensor histidine kinase; this translates as MDEAKSVLDWILENTVFLMGLLAFVSVLAATLSAKARERASGELHRLQASYDELDDQAKILAQTDLELNRIQEELDKKVNGLATLHEVGTFMSRTFDVEKLFDHITEPLIAQLGFDRGVILLKPEEGPNYECKRVLGYTDEELKTLLKILQSEEFSQVIPGLKQPFLCENPKKAEAWKQALASALGCTKYLSVPVKVQEETVGAVLLGNESVMAQITAGDLETISVLASQIAGGIENSRLYSEIWKSHRDLERRVQQRTQELAQANEKLININRMKSDFVSAVSHELRTPLTSIKGYASILISGRMGNVDEKVKERLQKIDKHSNSLVRMINDMLDISRIESGKVEMALNPTNLLDIIHEAADIVRPQVRETNLELEVSTPDSLPEILADSQQMERVFMNLLSNAIKYTPSKGYVRITAKEKEDCVQVAISDTGVGISAEELPRVFQEFYKASNEIVNPTQQSTGLGLSLVKHIVDAHGGEIWVESELGKGTAFHFTIPKAKAQEETHVS
- a CDS encoding FIST C-terminal domain-containing protein yields the protein MPIRTGIGVSRLPESYQAGREAARIALSQSSSEDSTLLLVFSSARYSPEALLRGIRTITRSGILVGCTTAGEITSQGPSHKSVVVVAITNPDMAYGVGLGQNISHNARAAGYEAGREAKLMLDQRFKGSHPLRRHFLLMLSEGLKGNCAETVRGLQNVMGNSFPIVGGSAGDDLHFVQTHQFLEDKVLSDSVVCLLVAGNISVGIGARHGWKPLGKPKTVTQSSSNTIEKIDDRPAVSVYDDYFGDKARELRSQSLTRMALLYPLGLSVPDETEYLVRNAMRVQANGAVVCGAEVPQGSEVRLMMGTKTSAITAARQAAQEAKKNLGKASPKLALIFESASRHQLLGRRAEEELEIVQKVIGAGVPLAGFYTYGEQAPLKAIRHMGQTHFHNESIVVVLLGE